In Humulus lupulus chromosome 6, drHumLupu1.1, whole genome shotgun sequence, a single genomic region encodes these proteins:
- the LOC133781746 gene encoding AAA-ATPase At3g50940-like, which translates to MSSLEALQMPSARTVVSTAASVAAIAMVVRSVVREYVPHELQQLIFLKLRKFTSSLSSQLTLVIEEFDGLTYNHIFKAAKIYLRPTNVPSDAKRFRVVLPRKEDNFAISLDRNEEIVDSFNGVKLKWRMVSNQISSKYVSSPDSGPYNSSLKSEHRFFELSFHKKHKDMVINSYLPHILEESKKMKEELKTLKLFSLQNGMMRMRGMDMWEDVNFDHPSTFKTLAMDSDIKKKIMTDLERFVERKDYYRKVGKAWKRGYLFFGPPGTGKSSLIAAMANYLKFDVYDLELASIRSNSELRKLLITTANRSILVVEDIDCSIELQNRLRKAKPNRNLHPSTQNEVTLSGLLNFIDGLWSSCGDERIIILTTNHKDRLDPALLRPGRMDVHIHMSFCTPCGFKLLASNYLGITEHQFFSEIEQLIETTKVTPAEIGEELLKIEEPEASLRGLIEFLQMKKGKISDESKKSFALISSGSESGENPEG; encoded by the exons ATGTCGTCGCTCGAGGCTCTTCAAATGCCGTCCGCCAGGACCGTGGTATCGACTGCTGCTTCCGTCGCCGCCATCGCCATGGTAGTCCGGTCAGTCGTTCGAGAATACGTCCCTCACGAGCTTCAACAGCTAATCTTCTTGAAACTCAGGAAGTTCACGAGTTCACTTTCTTCCCAGCTCACCCTGGTCATTGAGGAGTTCGATGGCCTCACCTATAACCATATTTTCAAGGCTGCCAAGATCTATCTCAGACCCACTAATGTCCCTTCCGATGCGAAACGATTCAGAGTCGTTTTGCccagaaaagaagacaacttcgCAATCTCCTTggatagaaatgaagagattgtTGACTCCTTTAATGGGGTCAAACTGAAATGGAGAATGGTTTCGAACCAGATCAGCTCTAAGTACGTCAGTAGTCCTGATTCTGGGCCGTACAATTCGAGCCTCAAGTCTGAGCATCGGTTCTTTGAGTTGAGTTTCCATAAGAAGCACAAAGATATGGTGATTAACTCTTACTTGCCTCATATTTTAGAGGAGTCGAAGAAGATGAAGGAAGAGTTAAAGACATTGAAGCTTTTTTCTTTGCAGAACGGGATGATGCGAATGAGGGGAATGGACATGTGGGAGGATGTGAATTTTGATCATCCATCGACTTTCAAAACTTTGGCTATGGATTCAGATATCAAGAAGAAGATAATGACGGATCTTGAGAGATTTGTTGAGAGGAAAGATTATTATAGGAAAGTTGGGAAAGCTTGGAAAAGAGGGTACTTGTTTTTTGGTCCTCCAGGAACTGGAAAGTCTAGCTTGATTGCTGCCATGGCAAATTACCTTAAATTTGATGTCTATGACTTGGAGTTGGCAAGTATTAGGAGTAATTCTGAGCTTAGGAAGTTGTTGATTACGACGGCAAACCGGTCTATTCTTGTTGTTGAGGATATTGATTGCTCCATTGAACTGCAGAACCGGCTTAGGAAAGCTAAGCCTAATAGGAACCTCCATCCATCTACACAAAATGAG GTGACTTTGTCAGGATTGCTCAACTTCATAGATGGATTATGGTCTAGCTGTGGTGACGAGCGTATCATAATACTCACAACCAACCACAAAGACCGTCTGGACCCTGCTCTACTGCGCCCCGGTCGAATGGATGTGCACATCCACATGTCATTTTGCACCCCATGTGGATTCAAACTACTAGCCTCCAACTATCTAGGGATTACAGAGCACCAATTTTTCTCAGAGATAGAACAGTTGATAGAGACAACAAAGGTGACTCCTGCTGAAATAGGAGAGGAATTGCTGAAGATTGAGGAACCTGAAGCTTCACTGAGAGGTCTAATTGAGTTTCTACAAATGAAGAAAGGAAAAATCTCTGATGAAAGTAAAAAATCTTTTGCTTTGATTTCATCAGGATCAGAAAGTGGAGAAAACCCAGAAGGATAG